One genomic segment of Belonocnema kinseyi isolate 2016_QV_RU_SX_M_011 chromosome 2, B_treatae_v1, whole genome shotgun sequence includes these proteins:
- the LOC117168520 gene encoding uncharacterized protein LOC117168520 encodes MKNILKVFGILCSMGVNISCHPVEKRIDNAFEHCLKEFNVTVDEFVSTDVDLTCFNTCVARQAEIIKDKKFYLEKYIEYLVAIAEAENSKEVVEAYEYCMEEMLDFEDECDSYVKLEKCVDKKLKENYKKD; translated from the exons AtgaagaacattttaaaagtttttggaatACTTTGCTCAATGGGG GTGAACATAAGCTGTCATCCTGTTGAGAAAAGAATCGATAATGCTTTTGAACACTGTCTAAAGGAGTTCAACGTTACAg ttgacGAATTCGTATCAACTGATGTGGATCTTACTTGCTTCAATACTTGTGTAGCTAGACAAGCAGAAATA ATTAAAGATAAGAAGTTTTATCTGGAAAAATATATAGAATACTTGGTTGCGATAGCAGAAGCAGAAAATTCTAAAGAAGTAGTTGAGGCTTACGAATATTGTATGGAAGAAA TGCTTGATTTCGAAGACGAATGTGATTCATATGTGAAGCTGGAAAAATGTGTTGATAAAAAGCTAAAGGAAAATTACAAGAAGGACTAA